The Corallococcus macrosporus region CCCAGCGCATCCACCGGCGTCGCGCCAGGGACGAAGAGGGTCTCCAGCGTGTTCGGATCCGCGCGCAGCGCCTGCTCCACCGTCTTGCGGACCTCCCAGTACGTGGTGCTGCCGTCCGCGCTCACCAGGTCCTGCGGCGGCTGCCCCAGGCCCAGCGTCCACGGCAGGGGCAACGCGAAGACACCGCGCACGTCCACGTCGGAGTGCTCGTCCGCGAGCCCCCACGCATGACTGCCCACGCGCGTCTCCAGCACCACGCACGGCCGCAGCGCGCCCCAGGCCGCCTCGCGCCGCTGGGCGAACTGCACCTGTCCCGCGCGCCGGGGCACCAGCTCGTCGCGCGCGAACCACACCTCGCCCACGCCGACGATCTGCACGTCGAAGCCGCCGTCATGCGCGCGCACCACGCGGCCGACCACGCCCTGCGGGATGCGCCGGCCTCCGGACGCCACGCGCTCCACGCGCGTCGTGACCTCGGTGCCGTGCGGCAGGGGCACGGAGAGCCGGTCGACCTGCTCCAGCCCCCGGACCCGCGCCGGGGCGGAAGAAGCGTTCTCTCGGGTGTCACTCATCGGTCCCTCCTGCGTGGGATGGTGGGCCACGGCGGACGCAGCGAAGCACGCGAGCCTGACCCGGCCCGGCGCTTCCCGTCAGCGTGCGCTGCGTCGCGCGGCGGAAAGCGAGGGCAAAAGGCCTTCGACCTCGGAGGCCATGGGGAGCGCCGATACCGCGCCCAGCTTCGTCACCACCCGAGCGCCCACGCCCGCGGCGAAGGTCATCAGCGCGATCAGATCCTCGCGAGTCGCCCCCTCCAACGAGCGCGCGTCGCCATACCCGCGCACCAGCCCGCTCAGCATCGCGGATACGAAGCCGTCCCCGGCGCCCGTCGTGTCCACCACCGTCACCTGGGGAGCGGGAACGGAGAGGGCCTCGCCCTGCCAGAGGAACATGGCGCCGCGCGGGCCCAGCGTCACCACCGGCAGCCGCACACCCTGCGCGGCCAGCACCCGCAGGGCCGCCTCGGGCGAGTGCTCACCGGTCGCGAAGTGGATCTCCTCCTCGGACAGCTTCACGACCGTGCACAGCGGCAGCATGCGGCCCAGCAGGACGCGCAGCTCTTCAGGCCGTTCCCATACGTGGAGCCGCAGGTTCGGATCACAGCTCACCAGCATCCCGGCTTCACGCGCCAGGGTGAGCATGCGCACCATCGCCTCGCGCGCCTCCGGCAGGAGCAGGGAGTTGGAGCCGCAGTGCAGTGCCTTCGCACGCCGCACGAAGCCGCCGTCCACGTCGGAGTCATCCAGCAGGAACTCCGCCGAACGCGTCCGGAAGTACGTGAAGCTGCGCTCGCCATGCGCGTCCAGCGAGACGAACAGCAGGCCCGTGCGGGCGTGGTCCACCTGGCGCAGGCGGCTCACGTCCACGCCATCCGCCGCCAGCCGGTCGCGCAGGAAGTGGCCGAACTCGTCGGAGCCCACCACGCCCACCATCGCCGAGCGCAGCCCCAGCCGCGCGAGCCCCACGGAGACGTTGGCCGGCGAGCCACCCGGTGATGGCTTCCAGGCCTCCACGTCCCGCACGCGCGTGGCGCCGCCCGACACGGGAAGGAAGTCCACCAGCGTCTCGCCGACACACACCACGTCCAGCGGTCCGGCCTCGTGCATGACACTTCCCCCTGGGGACCGCGCGCTGCCCGTCAGTCCAGGCCCACCTGCGCCATGAAGTCCACGCTCTTGAGCTTGCGGCCCAGGTGGTGCGCGATGAAGACGTTGAGCAGCCCCCGCGCCCGCGCGCGAAGGTCCGGAGGCAGCGGCGTGCGCGCACCCTCCTGGAGCGAACGCAGGCCGGACAGCAGCGCCACCGGCACCGCGACCGAGTCACGCGCGCGGCCGCCGCACGGCTCGCACACCGCGCCACCATGGCCCTGATCGAACCGGGGCCGCTCGCCGGGCAGACCGCCGCACAGCGAGCAGGAGTCGAAGCGCGGCATCAGGCCCGCCTGCGCCAGCGCCGCCAGCTCGAACGCGAGCAGCGACGTGGGCCCGGCCTCCTTCGCGTCCAGCCGGTGCAGGTAGCCCTCCACCAGTTCGAACAGCTCCGGGTGCGGCTCGTGGTCGCGCGTGAGCTCGCGGCACAGCTCCACCGCGTACAGCGCGCGGGCGATGAGCGACAGGTCCTCGCGCGCCGCATAGAAGCCCGCGACGATGTCCGCCGAGTCCAGCCGCACCGTGCTGCCGCGCGTCTCCACGAGCTGCACGCGCAGCCGCATGAACGGCTCCAGCGCACCCGCGAACCGGCGCTTGCTCTTGCGCGCTCCCGCGGCGAACGCGGTCAGCTTGCCGTGCTCGCGCGTCAGCAACGTCACCAGCCGGTCGGACTCACCATAGTCGACCGTGGACAGCACGAACGCGTCGTCGGCGTACCGCTCCATAACCCCTCTTTAACGCGCCGTGGGGGGCGGAAGCTTCCCGGTCAGCACCAGGAACAGGGCCGCGCCCAGGAGCAGGACCGCCAGCAGGACGGCCAGGATGACGTACGCCCGCTTGCGCCGTGCCTTCTCGAGCTGCGCCGGCGAAGGCGCGGGCACCGCCCGGTCCACCTCCTCGTAGCGCAGCGCCGCTTCCTCCGGCGACAGTCCGATGACCTGCGCGTACGCGCGGATGTAGTTCAGCACGAACACGCGCTCGGGCAGCCGCTCCACCTGCCCTGCCTCCAGCGCCGCGACGAGGCTGGGGGGAATCTTCGTCTCCCGGGAGACGTCCTCGCGCGACAGGCCGCGAAGCTCGCGCTGCTGGCTGAGGTATTTGCCGAAGTCGACGTGGTCCACGGTCTTTCGGGGCCCCCGCGCCTAGAGGTGGTCCAGCAGTGAGCGGCAGTCGTCCTTGAGCACCTGCTCGTTGGGCTGGGCCTTGGCCTCGCAGCCCGCGAACGCCTTCTTCGCCTCCTCCACCCGCCCGAGCTTCGCCTGGCACACGCCTTCGCGGTGGTAGGCCTCCGCCACCTCCGGGCACTTCTCACGGTAGTGGGCGAACTGCCGGCACGCCTCCTCCGTCTTGCCCGTCTCGTCGTAGATGATGCCCAGGTTCTTGTAGCCCAGGCAGAACTCCGGGTTGGTGGTGATGGCCGCCTTGATGTTCTGCAGCGCGTTCACCGTGTCGCCCTTCTTGTAGAGCGCCCACCCCATGTTGTTCTGCGCGGAGAAGCCGTAGCGGTACTGCATGTCGTTGAGCGACTCTTCGTACAGCTTGATCGCGTCGTCGTAGCGGCCCTGGTCCAGGCGCAGGTTGCCCAGGTTGGTGCGCGCGTCGGAGAAGGTCGGCCGGATCTTCAGCGCCTGCTCGTAGTGGGACGACGCCTCGTCGAGCCGCCGGAAGGACAGGTGCAGCAGGAGCCCCACCGCGTTGTGGGCCTCCGGGTTGTCCGGGTTCTGCTCCAGCGCCTTCTGGTACTCCGCGAGCGCGTCCTGCACGTGGCCGTGCTGCTGGGCCTGGATGCCCAGGTCGTAGTGGATCTCCGAGCTCCGGCGCTCCTTCTCCGTGGGGACGTGCGCGCAGCCCGCCGACGCGAGCGCGAACGCGAGGAAGCAGGAGGAAGTGATGCGGGACATGGGTGCCAATCCGGGGTGGAGGGTCAGAACGCGGCCAGGAAGCGGCCCAGGGTGGTGGCGACGTTGCGCTTCTCTTCGGCGCGGGCCTTCACGGCGGGCACGAGCGTGGGCTCCCGGAAGAACACGGGCAGCGTCTTGAGCCACTCGTCCTGCTGCGCGGGGGCCGCGGCGCGCCAGTTCGCGTTGTCCATCATGAAGCCCAGCGACTCCACGAATGCGAGCGCGTCGTCCTCGTCCTCCCGCAGCTCGTCCGCGGACTGGATGCGGCGGCCGGACACGTACACCGCGCAGTCCCCCGCTTCCACGAGGTACAGGTACACGAAGACGCCCGCGCCCTGCCCTCCGCGAAGCCCCACCACGAAGGCCTGCGCGGGCCCGGCCTGCTTGCCGGGGATCGCCACGTGCGGCGTGTTGAGGGACAGGTGCAGCGCGAGCACCTGGTCGCGATTCGCGGGGAGGCCCCGGTAGCGCTCGTCGATGGTGAACACCGTCGTCTCCCTTCCCGCGCACCCTAGCGGGTGGTGAGGGTGAACTCCTCGGTCGCGTCCTGCGCGTCCGCAGCCGTCTTCTGGAAGCGGATGAGGGGCGTGTCAATCATCACGTTGCCGCCGCCCTCGTTGCCCTCGCCGATGATCACCTTGAAGACGTTCTGCGGGGACGTGCTGCGACGGCTGCCCGTCATCTGCTTGCGCGCAATCAGCGTCACCGCGTTCGCGCCGGGGCGCAACTGGCTGGTGATATCCACCACCACCTGGTCCTCGTTGTTGCGCAAACGACGCAGCCAGCGCGAGTTCACGTACACGTCGATGTCGAAGTCCGTCATGCCCGGCGTCGTCTGCTCCGTCACCAGCCAGTAGCGCTGGGTGATGCGTCCCGTCACGGACGTGGGTGCGGCGGGAGCGGCCGGCGCGGGGGCCTGCGCGACGACCCCCGCGTCCGGAGCCGCGGCGACCGGAGGCGCAGGCGTGGAAGGCGGCGCGGGCGTGGGCGTCACGGTCGTCACGCGGGCCGCGTACCCCGGCGCGTCGATGTGGACGTTGCCCTCCGCGTCGATGCGGACGGTGGCTTTCTCGAAGCGCGTGTTCGTCACCCCGTCGATCTTCACGCCGTTCAGGAAGACCGAACCGGCGAGGGCCAGCATGGGGACGAGCGAAGCCGCGACAGTGAGGGCAATGCGGGCGGACGGGCGGGGCATGGGGGCATTCCTCCTGGGAATCCTCAACAGTCCCGGGAGCTTGCGAACGACTTAGCGCACCCGGGGGAGCGGAACAAGGCGGGGACGGCTCCGCTTGGAGCGCTCCGGCGCCCCGAACATTCACCCGGGCGCCCGTCTTCCAGTCGGACCGCCGGGGCCGCTTCAGGGCGCCGCGGTCGGCGTCTCGTCGGGCGTCGGCGGGGGCGGCTCGCGCTGCGCCAGCGCCCAGTCCCCGCCCAGGCCGTGGCCCTCGCGGAAGCGGCGGAAGTCGCGCCGCACGGCCCGGGGGTAGCGGCGGAACTTCTCCAGCTCTCCGGCCTTCATGGCGTCCCGGATGCGCGTGGGGCCCGCGTTGTAGGCCATCAGCGCCAGGTCCAGGTCGCCGCCGAAGCGGCCCTGCAGGTTGCGCAGGTAGCGGATGCCCAGGCGCACGCAGACGGCAGGGTCCGCCACCACCTCCTCGCGCGACAGCTTCAGGCCCTCCTTCTCCGCCAGGAAGTGCAGCGTGCTGGGCTTGATCTGCATCAGGCCCCGGGCGCCCTTCTCGGAGACGGACTCCTCCTCGAAGTCGGACTCCACGTCGATGAGGGCCAGCACCAGCAGCGGGTCATACCCCGTGCGGCGCGACTCCTCGTCGATGGCCTGCCCCAGCCGCCGGCGCAGCGTGAGCCCCAGGTCCGGGGCCCGCTTGGCCAGCACGGCGTCGATGAGCGCCGCCTCCTCGGAGACGGCCTCCTGCGCCACCACCTCGGGGACCACGGACTGGGGGGCGGACTCCTCCAGGAGGGGCACCACCCGCGCGGACACCACGAGCGCTACACCCGCGAGCAGCGGGAGCCGGGAGCACCCGCTGCTCAGGGCATGCAGCCCCGCGAAGAACCGCGTTCCCAGCGACCTGCCGCCCGAGGCGGCGGGGCCACTCACTTACGGTGCTCCAGGGCCTGGATGCGTTCGTTCAGACGCTCCAGGCGGGCACCGAAGGCCTGCAACTCCTCGCGGCGCGGCAGCTTCAGGAGGGTCAGGGCCGTGCGGACCCGCTCCTCCACGTTGTGCTCCAGGTCCTTGCGGTGCCCCGTCAGCCGCTCCGCGAACTCACGGGCCTGACGCTTCACCTCGTCCTGGCTCCAGCCCGCGACGGACGCCACGCGCTGCACGGCGCGGGAAGCCTCCTCCTCCGCCGTGTTCACCGCCAGGAGCGCCTGGCTCCAGATCCGCTCGAACGCCTCCGCCACGGAGGGCTTCTCTCGGGGGGCCTCGGTGTTGTTGTCCATGAAGTCGCTCCGGGAGTGCCCGGGCCCTTCCCTTGGAAGGAACCCAGGGCATTCAAAGGGGTCTGCGACCTAAGCACACCCCGTGGGTGATGAAAACGCTGCTCAGGCGCGCGGAGAAGACGCCGCGCCGCCCGAATTCTTGGTCGAAGGGTGCGAGCGCCGGGTGGGCTTCAGGAGCACATCCAGCTTCTTCGACAGGCGGCCCAGCTCCTGGGTGATCTGCTGCACCTGGGACTGGCTGGCAACTCCCACCGCCTCCACGACCTTCGCCTGGAGCCCATCCAGCCGCTTGCGCAGCTCCACGCCCGCCTCGTCCACCTTCTTCGTCAGCTCCTGGACGCGGGGGTCGGCGCGCAGCTCACCGGCCTGCACCTTCGTCCACAGGGCCTGGACCTCCTTCGCCGCCTCCTGGCTGCGCGTCTCCAGCGCACGGAAGGCCTTGTTCGCCTCCCCTTCCAGGCCCTGGAACCGCTTCTGCGCTTCGGAGAACCGCCCCTTCAGGAAGGCCTCCACGTTCTGCGTCACGCCCGTCTTCTCCGCTGCCTTCGCACTCGTCGTCGCCATGTCGTGCTCCCCCCCGGCTGTTCCGGGTTTCATAACGTGATGCGTCAACCTAACGCACCGCACCATGGTGTCAAGCGAACAGGGACAGACTGTGCAAAACGAGAAAGCCGCCGCCCCGGCATGACACCAGGACGGCGGCTGACTCACGAAGCGTCAGGGACGCTTCTCAGGAAGGACTAGGCGACGTCGGTGGACCGGGTGTCCGGCCGCGACGGCGGAGGGGCCAGCGGGCCGGTGTCGCCGTGGGTGGCGGCCAGGGCGGCCTCCATCTCGTTGACCTCGTCCGTGGGGCTCTCCACCTCGATGTCGAGGTGCTTGTAGTTCGGCAGGCCCGTGCCGGCGGGGATGAGCCGGCCCATGATGACGTTCTCCTTGAGGCCGCGCAGGTAGTCCACCTTGCCGTTGATGGCGGCCTCGGTGAGCACCTTCGTGGTCTCCTGGAACGACGCCGAGGAGATGAACGACTCGGTGGAGAGCGACGCCTTGGTGATGCCGAGCAGCAGGGGCTCGCCCACGGCCGGGCGCTTCCCTTCGGACATGACCTTCTCGTTCTCCTCCTCGAACACCCACTTCTCGACCTGCTCGTCGACCAGGAAGTTGGTGTCGCCCACGTCGGTGACGCGCACCCGGCGCAGCATCTGCCGGACGATCGTCTCGATGTGCTTGTCGTTGATCTTCACGCCCTGCAGTCGGTAGACCTCCTGCACTTCGTCCACCAGGTAGCGCGCGAGTTCCTTCTCGCCCAGCACCTTGAGGATGTCGTGCGGGTTGGCCGCGCCGTCCATCATCGCCTCGCCGGCCTTCACGCGATCGCCGGAGTGGACGTTGATGCTCTTGCCCTTGGAGATCAGGTACTCCTTGGCCAGGTCCGCGCGCTGCTCGCCGCTCACCTCGGGGGTGATGATGAGCTTGCGCTTGCCCTTGGTGTCCTTGCCGAAGGACACCACGCCGTCGATCTCCGCGATCGCCGCCGCGTCCTTGGGCTTGCGCGCCTCGAAGAGCTCGGCCACGCGGGGCAGACCGCCCGTGATGTCCTTGGTCTTCGTGGTCTCACGCGGCACCTTGGCGATGACCTCACCCGCGGAGATCTCATCCTGGTCGTTGACCGTGATGATCGCGCCCTGCGGCAGGAAGTAGCTCGCCTGGTTGCGGGAGGACGGCAGGTCCTTCACGTTGCCGGCCGCGTCGCGGATGGTGACGCGCGGACGCGCCTCCGGGTCCTTGGACTCGATGACCGTCTTGCGCGACAGGCCCGTGACCTCGTCGAGCGTCTCGGACATCGTCACGCCTTCGATGATGTCCTCGTAGCGCACGACACCGCCCACTTCCGTGAGCAGCGGGATGGCGAACGGGTCCCACTCGGCCACCAGCACGCCCGGCTCCAGCTTCTGGCCTTCCTTCACCAGGATGCGGGCGCCGTAGATGATCTGGTAGCGCTCACGCTCGCGGCCCGACTCGTCGACGATGACGATCTCGCCGTTGCGGTTCATGGCCACCAGCGTGCCGTCCGCCTTCTGCACCGTGTTCAGGCCCGCGAACTTCACGGAACCCGCGTAGCGGTTCTCCAGGCTGGACTGCTCCGCGCGACGGGTCGCCGCGCCACCGATGTGGAAGGTGCGCATCGTGAGCTGCGTACCCGGCTCACCGATGGACTGCGCCGCGATGACGCCGACGGCCTCGCCCACGGACACCTTGCGGCCACGCGCCAGGTCACGGCCGTAGCACTCCACGCAGATGCCGCGCTTGGCCTGGCACGTGAGCACCGAGCGGATCTTCACCTTGTCCAGACCGCTGTTCTCGATGCGGCGGACGCGCTCCTCGTCGATCTCCTCGTTGGCGCGCACCAGCACCTCGCCCGTCACCGGGTCGAGGATGTCGTCCAGGGCCACGCGGCCCAGGATGCGCTCACCCAGCGGCTCGATGATTTCGCCGCCCTCGACCAGGGCGCCGATGAACAGACCGTCCATGGTGCCGCAGTCGTACTCGTTGATGATGGCGTCCTGCGCCACGTCCACGAGACGGCGGGTGAGGTAACCGGAGTTGGCCGTCTTGAGCGCCGTGTCCGCCAGGCCCTTACGGGCGCCGTGCGTGGAGATGAAGTACTGGAGCACGGAGAGGCCTTCACGGAAGTTGGCCGTGATGGGCGTCTCGATGATTTCGCCGGAGGGCTTCGCCATCAGGCCGCGCATACCCGCCAGCTGGCGGATCTGCTGGGCGCTGCCGCGGGCGCCGGAGTCGGCCATGATGTAGATGGGGTTGAACGAGGGCTGCTTGCGCGTCACGCGCTTGCCGTCCACGTCCCCGGAAGCCTCGTCCTGGGAGATCTGCTGCATCATCTCCTGGGCGACCTTCTCGGTGATCTCCGCCCAGATATCGATAACCTTGTTGTAGCGCTCACCGTCGGTGATGAGGCCTTCCAGGTACTGGTTCTCGATCTCCGCCACTTCCTTGCGCGCGTAGTCCAGGAACTCCTGCTTCTTCGCAGGGATGATCATGTCCTTGAGCGCGATGGAGATACCGGCGCGGGTCGCGTGGAAGTAGCCCGCGCTGCGGACGCGGTCCGCCAGCAGCACCGTCTCCTTCTCGCCCGTGAGGCGGTAGCAGAGGTCGATGAGGTTACCGAGCGACTTCTTGTCGAGCACCTTGTTGATGGCGTCGAAGCCCACGCGGCGCGGAACGACTTCCCACAGCAGCACGCGGCCGACCGTGGTCTCCTTGCGCTTGCCGTCGATGCGGCACACCACCTTGGCCTGCAGGTGGACCTCACCGTGGTCGTACGCGGCGCGCACCTCGTCCGGCGACGCGAACACGCGGCCTTCGCCGTTGGCGAACTCGCGGGCGCGCGTCATGTAGTAGATGCCGAGCACCATGTCCTGCGTCGGGACGATGATGGGCTTGCCGTTCGCGGGGCTGAGGATGTTGTTCGTCGACATCATCAGCACGCGCGCTTCCATCTGGGCCTCGATGGAGAGCGGCACGTGCACGGCCATCTGGTCGCCGTCGAAGTCCGCGTTGAACGCGGCGCACACCAGCGGGTGCAGCTGGATGGCCTTGCCCTCGATGAGGACGGGCTCGAAGGCCTGCATGCCCAGACGGTGCAGCGTGGGGGCGCGGTTGAGGAGCACCGGGTGCTCGCGGATCACGTCCTCGAGGATGTCCCAGACCTCCGGACGCTCCTTCTCCACCATCTTCTTCGCGGACTTGATGGTGGTGACGTAGCCCTTCTCTTCAAGCTTGTTGTAGATGAACGGCTTGAAGAGCTCGAGCGCCATGATCTTCGGCAGGCCGCACTGGTGCAGGCGCAGCTCGGGGCCCACGACGATGACGGAGCGGCCCGAGTAGTCCACGCGCTTGCCGAGCAGGTTCTGACGGAACCGGCCCTGCTTGCCCTTGAGCATGTCGGACAGCGACTTCAGCGGCCGCTTGTTCGGGCCGGTGATGGTCTTTCCGCGGCGGCCGTTGTCGAACAGCGCGTCCACGGCCTCCTGGAGCATCCGCTTCTCGTTGCGGATGATGATGTCCGGCGCGTTCAGCTCCTGCAGCCGCTTGAGGCGGTTGTTGCGGTTGATGACGCGGCGGTACAGGTCGTTGAGGTCGGAGGTCGCGAAGCGGCCGCCGTCCAGGGGCACCAGCGGACGCAGGTCGGGCGGGATGACGGGGATGACGTCCAGCATCATCCACTCCGGCTTGTTGCCGGAGACGCGGAACGCCTCGGCCACCTTCAGGCGCTTGGCGTACTTCTTCCGCTTCGCCTCGCTGGTGGTCTCGCGCATGTCCTTGCGCAGTTCCTCGGACAGCTTCTCCACGTCCAGGGACTTGAGCATCTCGCGGACGGCCTCGCCGCCCATGCCCGCGCTGAACGAGTCCTCACCGTGCTCCTGGAAGAGCCGGTGCATCTTCTCCTCGGAGATCAGCTCGCCCTTCTGGAGCGGCGTCGCCTTGGGGTCGATGACCATGTAGCTCTCGCAGTACAGCACCTTCTCCATCTCCTTGAGGGTGATGTCGAGCAGGTTGCCGATGCGGCTGGGCAGCGACTTGAGGAACCAGATGTGGGCCACGGGCGTGGCCAGCGTGATGTGTCCCAGGCGCTCACGGCGCACCTTGGACTGGATGACCTCCACGCCGCACTTCTCGCACACGACGCCACGGTGCTTCATGCGCTTGTACTTGCCGCAGTTGCACTCGTAGTCCTTCACCGGCCCGAAGATGCGGGCGCAGAACAGGCCGTCCCGCTCCGGCTTGAACGTGCGGTAGTTGATCGTCTCGGGCTTCTTCACCTCACCGTGCGACCACTGGCGGATCTTGTCGGGCGACGCCAGCGCGATGCGGATGGCGTTGAACGACAGCGGGTCCTTCGGCTTCTCGAAGAAGTTGAAAATGTCCTTCACGTTGCCTCCGAAAACTTATGAGCGCTCAAGGCGCCAAACGTTTCGGGCCCCCGCCCTGCGCCCGGCCAGCCGCCCCCTCCACGAGGAAGCAGCCAGCCGGTCAGGCGGGCGCACCGGCTTCTTTGAAAAGGCCTAGGCCTCGGTCCCCGACTTCCGGTCCTCGCCGTCGCCGCCACCCAGGAAGTCACCGCCGAAGCTGCGCTGCCGCTCCGGGGGCGCGCTCTCCAGCAGCTCCACGTCCAGGGCCAGCGACTGGAGTTCCTTGAGGAGCACGTTGAACGACTCGGGCAGGCCGCTCTCCAGGACGTTGTCGCCCTTGACGATCGCCTCGTACATGCGCGTGCGGCCCACGACGTCGTCCGACTTGACCGTGAGGAACTCCTGCAGCGTGTACGCCGCGCCGTAGGCCTCCATCGCCCAGACTTCCATCTCACCCAGACGCTGACCGCCGAACTGGGCCTTGCCGCCCAGGGGCTGCTGCGTGACCAGCGAGTAGGGCCCGATGGAACGGGCGTGGATCTTCTCGTCCACCAGGTGGTGCAGCTTGAGCATGTACATCACGCCCACGGTGACGTTCTGGTCGAACGGCTCACCCGTGCGGCCGTCGAAGAGCACCATCTGGCCGGAGCGAGGCAGGCGGCCCTCGTCGAAGAGGGCGTGCAGCTCCGTCTCGCGAGCGCCGTCGAACACCGGCGTCGCCACGTGGATGCCCTTCTTCAGGCGGCGGCAGAGGTCCTGGACCTCCTGGTCGGACAGGCCGTCCACGAAGTCGCCGAAGGCCTTGTCGTCGTAGACGGTCTTCAGCTGCTTCTTGAGCTGCTCGCCGCTGAAGTTCTCCTCGATGTAGCGCTGCAGCTGCTCGCCCACGCCCTTCGCGGCCCAGCCCAGGTGGACCTCGAGGATCTGCCCGATGTTCATGCGGGAGGGCACGCCGAGCGGGTTGAGGACGATGTCCACCGGACGGCCATCCTCCAGGTACGGCATGTCCTCCTCGGGGAGGACGCGGGACACGACGCCCTTGTTGCCGTGGCGGCCGGCCATCTTGTCGCCCACCGCCAGCTTGCGCTTGATGGCGACGTACACCTTCACCATCTTGATGACGCCCGGGGGGAGCTCGTCGCCCTTCTTGATGCGGGCGATCTTCTCGCCGAAGGCCAGCTTCACGGCCTCCTTCGTCTCCTCCAGGTTGCGCAGGATGTCGCGCAGGCGCGCGTCCAGCGGGTCACCGACGGAGATCTCGCCCCAGTACTTGTACGGCACCGTGGCCAGCAGCTCGTCGTTGAGGATGTCCCCCTTCTTCAGGAGGATCTTCCCCTTGTCGTCCACGAGCTTGCCCTGGACCTCCTTGCCGCGGACCAGCCCGCGGAGGCGGCTGTACGCGGAGTCCTGGAGGACCTTGATCTCGTCGTTCTGGTCCTTGAGGAGCTTCGCCTCCTCCATGGACTCGATCTGCTTGGCGCGCTCGTCCTTCTCCACGCCCTTGCGGCTGAACACCTTGGCGTTGATGACGGTGCCCACGACGCCCGGGGGCACGCGCAGGGAGCTGTCGCGCACGTCGCCGGCCTTCTCACCGAAGATGGCGCGCAGCAGCTTCTCTTCGGGAGACAGCTGGGTCTCGCCCTTCGGCGTGATCTTGCCCACCAGCACGTCACCGGGCTTCACCTCGGCGCCGATGCGGATGATGCCGCTCTCGTCCAGGTCCTTGAGGGCTTCCTCACCCACGTTCGGGATGTCGCGGGTGATCTCCTCCTTGCCCAGCTTGGTGTCGCGCGCGATGCACTCGAACTCCTCGATGTGGATGGACGTGAAGACGTCCTCCTTGAGGATGCGCTCGCTGAGCAGGATGGAGTCTTCGAAGTTGTAGCCCTGCCACGGCATGAACGCGACGACCACGTTCTGCCCCAGCGCCAGCTCACCGGTCTCGGTGGCCGGACCGTCCGCGATCACGTCGCCCTTCTTCACCCGGTCACCCTTGCGGATGATGGGTTTCTGGTTGAGGCACGTGTTCTGGTTGGAGCGCTGGTACTTGAGCAGG contains the following coding sequences:
- the rpoC gene encoding DNA-directed RNA polymerase subunit beta'; translated protein: MKDIFNFFEKPKDPLSFNAIRIALASPDKIRQWSHGEVKKPETINYRTFKPERDGLFCARIFGPVKDYECNCGKYKRMKHRGVVCEKCGVEVIQSKVRRERLGHITLATPVAHIWFLKSLPSRIGNLLDITLKEMEKVLYCESYMVIDPKATPLQKGELISEEKMHRLFQEHGEDSFSAGMGGEAVREMLKSLDVEKLSEELRKDMRETTSEAKRKKYAKRLKVAEAFRVSGNKPEWMMLDVIPVIPPDLRPLVPLDGGRFATSDLNDLYRRVINRNNRLKRLQELNAPDIIIRNEKRMLQEAVDALFDNGRRGKTITGPNKRPLKSLSDMLKGKQGRFRQNLLGKRVDYSGRSVIVVGPELRLHQCGLPKIMALELFKPFIYNKLEEKGYVTTIKSAKKMVEKERPEVWDILEDVIREHPVLLNRAPTLHRLGMQAFEPVLIEGKAIQLHPLVCAAFNADFDGDQMAVHVPLSIEAQMEARVLMMSTNNILSPANGKPIIVPTQDMVLGIYYMTRAREFANGEGRVFASPDEVRAAYDHGEVHLQAKVVCRIDGKRKETTVGRVLLWEVVPRRVGFDAINKVLDKKSLGNLIDLCYRLTGEKETVLLADRVRSAGYFHATRAGISIALKDMIIPAKKQEFLDYARKEVAEIENQYLEGLITDGERYNKVIDIWAEITEKVAQEMMQQISQDEASGDVDGKRVTRKQPSFNPIYIMADSGARGSAQQIRQLAGMRGLMAKPSGEIIETPITANFREGLSVLQYFISTHGARKGLADTALKTANSGYLTRRLVDVAQDAIINEYDCGTMDGLFIGALVEGGEIIEPLGERILGRVALDDILDPVTGEVLVRANEEIDEERVRRIENSGLDKVKIRSVLTCQAKRGICVECYGRDLARGRKVSVGEAVGVIAAQSIGEPGTQLTMRTFHIGGAATRRAEQSSLENRYAGSVKFAGLNTVQKADGTLVAMNRNGEIVIVDESGRERERYQIIYGARILVKEGQKLEPGVLVAEWDPFAIPLLTEVGGVVRYEDIIEGVTMSETLDEVTGLSRKTVIESKDPEARPRVTIRDAAGNVKDLPSSRNQASYFLPQGAIITVNDQDEISAGEVIAKVPRETTKTKDITGGLPRVAELFEARKPKDAAAIAEIDGVVSFGKDTKGKRKLIITPEVSGEQRADLAKEYLISKGKSINVHSGDRVKAGEAMMDGAANPHDILKVLGEKELARYLVDEVQEVYRLQGVKINDKHIETIVRQMLRRVRVTDVGDTNFLVDEQVEKWVFEEENEKVMSEGKRPAVGEPLLLGITKASLSTESFISSASFQETTKVLTEAAINGKVDYLRGLKENVIMGRLIPAGTGLPNYKHLDIEVESPTDEVNEMEAALAATHGDTGPLAPPPSRPDTRSTDVA